The Teredinibacter sp. KSP-S5-2 genome includes a window with the following:
- a CDS encoding DNA repair ATPase: protein MEQRDETGKASDAVDSAVAEGGAYEIIRKRLETQGQTLSNKANELNAARLGEFGSADMEVKARVRVRTENNCIARDIVQVSDYLLFGYNVFLGLKKETRVEDVFALFNLQEQDGSFDIVQVPISGTFLSQSGFVNDFEELYRYYKHTKLTQLTIKDGKLLAAFQIGERPEDIRVFRWSVSADGKQLKYIDNRGERDIQLPPKYDFEWIETTRENTVNGRHAHVNILDTVFVETIGGDLTVKVENNTEDGLGIYREPVEDKTQSLDDAHIAYAAIGDLILLRIRPYREEQYRYLIFNTLTQDVLRVDAIGQSCVQLPEDHGLVFPGGYYLQTGEYKKFDDDAAGLMFKRSIRSPNGEDVLYVFYEPVEGVVGLFAYNIIEKKLQNPIYGNGYALAENGQLVIFSAEAEPTRVHPMQVWQTPYQSAEFASKAPASQTFYGKIGNAELVRGVSDLYSICRMISNQSVSLRLYEELSKAAKKIFDDHYWIGDTDTKEIASLIKEVAATSELVIDEFEKVESIRQQSAKTMLDAEREQESLIQSVRPDNWQTAEEYVEALGRLRRQRGHLTTIKDYRYIDLSRVEELEKQLQDVEESLSRKTVDFLSDEKALDPYLEKIEVLNKEVEEATTNATLQPLIESIEQTAFGLDLLSELMGTLQVDDATVRTRIIDAISLVYSKLNQSKANAKHKQKNLGSEEAKAQFGAQFKLFSQSITNALGLASTPEKCDEQLSRLLVQLEELESQFSDFDQFLADIMEKREEVYESFESHKQQLLDERQRKAQSLSDAASRILASIEKRSLKFTAADQLNTYFASDALVLKIKELVEQLRSLDSAVKADDIESRFKGIKEQALRSLRDKTDIFEQGGNVIKLGPRHKFSVNTQELDLTIIPRDGELNLHLTGTTFYEPIKDDELQSTREYWDISLESETPKVYRAEYLASLIIESAEKQRDGLSIDALNQGLLDEAILSKLVKEFAAPRYKEGYEKGVHDHDAVLLLNELLPAIDRADLLRFDPLSRGLAQIFWANIKSLAKNKPQQAERASLSFTTWPERAQSAAQMQSFFSSTEAVELLADEVRHALTDFIQQHPIPVTELDIRRAADYLVAELSRERIEFIGSKYATQLVEELKRSMDDGSWRRYQMALEKMVGWPAERWNLSVAWLQALTEKKNLGNLARYIPEAVALINADERLERRFTEVDLELTIDGLLGDHPTIENRQLRFSLDSYLLRMENHRFEVVPAYHRYLKLRQEAISNNREALRLEEFKPRPLSSFVRNRLINESYLPLIGDNLAKQMGTIGENKRTDLMGLLMMISPPGYGKTTLMEYVANRLGLIFMKINCPSLGHDVLSLDPEQAPNATARQELDKLNLALEMGNNVMLYLDDIQHTHPEFLQKFISLCDGTRRIEGVWKGKTKTYDMRGRKFCVVMAGNPYTESGEAFKIPDMLANRADIYNLGDILGGMDEQFALSYIENALTSNPVLAPLAVREMSDVYKLIDMAKGANIATTDLSYAYSGAEINEITEILKKMFVVQDVILKINQQYIASAAQNDKYRTEPPFKLQGSYRNMNKMTEKISAVMNEQELMQMIADHYVGEAQLLTTGAEDNLLKLAELRGNMSEEQKARWDQIKKDFLRNKAMGGDDADTGGKVVAQLADLVSGVQSLSDIAAHAAASPSKEGDKTAAALMVMIDRLSEVLQKSKPSIKVVNEPVPGIDKILTVLAETIEHSIFPLVRSMDKKLEIDLRTHEKMKDISRQLRTLEAQVIGKTDKGSAS, encoded by the coding sequence ATGGAACAGCGGGATGAAACCGGTAAAGCTTCGGATGCGGTGGATAGCGCCGTTGCCGAAGGTGGTGCCTATGAGATTATTCGAAAGCGATTAGAAACTCAGGGACAAACACTTTCCAACAAAGCCAATGAGCTAAATGCGGCGCGCTTAGGCGAGTTTGGCAGCGCTGACATGGAAGTGAAAGCCAGGGTACGAGTACGAACAGAAAACAATTGTATTGCAAGAGATATTGTTCAGGTTAGTGATTACTTGCTTTTTGGCTACAACGTTTTTCTGGGCCTTAAAAAGGAAACAAGAGTTGAAGATGTTTTTGCTCTGTTTAATTTACAAGAGCAGGACGGAAGTTTTGACATTGTTCAGGTACCTATCAGCGGCACATTCCTGTCACAAAGCGGTTTTGTTAACGATTTTGAAGAACTGTATCGCTACTACAAGCACACCAAATTAACCCAGCTTACAATTAAAGACGGAAAGCTACTGGCCGCTTTTCAAATTGGTGAGCGACCAGAAGATATACGGGTATTTCGTTGGTCCGTTTCTGCTGATGGAAAACAGCTTAAATATATAGATAATCGCGGCGAACGCGATATTCAACTTCCGCCAAAGTATGATTTTGAATGGATTGAAACAACGCGTGAAAATACCGTAAATGGGCGCCATGCTCACGTCAATATTCTCGATACGGTATTTGTTGAAACTATTGGTGGGGACCTTACCGTTAAGGTCGAAAATAACACGGAGGATGGTCTCGGTATCTATCGGGAGCCGGTAGAAGACAAAACCCAATCTCTGGATGATGCACACATTGCTTATGCCGCGATTGGTGATTTAATTTTGTTACGCATTCGCCCCTATAGAGAAGAGCAATACCGTTACCTTATTTTTAACACATTGACGCAAGATGTGCTGAGAGTCGATGCAATTGGTCAGTCCTGTGTCCAATTACCGGAAGATCATGGTTTGGTTTTCCCCGGCGGGTACTACTTACAAACCGGTGAGTATAAAAAGTTTGACGACGATGCCGCCGGCCTGATGTTTAAACGTTCTATCCGCTCTCCAAACGGAGAAGATGTTCTCTATGTTTTCTATGAACCAGTTGAAGGTGTGGTTGGTTTGTTCGCCTACAACATCATCGAGAAAAAACTTCAAAATCCAATATACGGTAACGGTTATGCCCTGGCTGAAAATGGTCAACTAGTCATTTTTTCTGCGGAAGCTGAACCCACGCGTGTGCACCCGATGCAGGTTTGGCAAACACCTTATCAAAGTGCAGAATTTGCCAGTAAAGCGCCAGCCAGTCAGACGTTTTATGGAAAAATTGGTAACGCAGAACTAGTGCGTGGTGTGTCTGATTTATACAGTATCTGTCGGATGATCAGTAATCAGTCGGTTTCATTGCGTCTTTATGAAGAACTCAGCAAGGCCGCCAAAAAAATATTTGATGATCACTACTGGATAGGGGATACGGACACTAAAGAGATTGCCTCATTAATAAAGGAAGTAGCCGCAACTTCTGAACTGGTTATTGATGAATTTGAAAAAGTAGAAAGTATTCGCCAGCAATCGGCAAAAACAATGCTGGATGCCGAACGGGAACAGGAATCCCTAATTCAATCGGTGCGCCCGGATAATTGGCAAACTGCCGAAGAATATGTTGAAGCCTTGGGCAGGCTACGGCGTCAACGAGGACATCTAACAACCATAAAAGATTACCGATACATCGATTTATCTCGTGTCGAGGAATTAGAGAAACAACTACAGGATGTTGAGGAGTCTCTATCCCGGAAAACAGTTGATTTCCTGTCGGATGAAAAAGCGTTAGATCCCTATCTCGAAAAAATCGAGGTTTTAAATAAAGAAGTTGAAGAGGCAACGACTAACGCAACCTTGCAGCCTTTAATCGAATCAATTGAGCAAACAGCCTTTGGCCTGGATCTACTCTCTGAATTAATGGGAACGCTTCAAGTTGATGATGCGACGGTTAGAACGCGTATTATTGACGCGATCTCATTGGTGTATTCCAAACTTAACCAGAGTAAAGCGAACGCCAAGCACAAGCAAAAAAATCTGGGCTCGGAAGAAGCGAAAGCGCAATTCGGTGCGCAGTTTAAGTTATTTTCCCAAAGTATTACCAACGCCCTGGGCTTGGCGTCGACACCAGAGAAGTGTGACGAACAGCTCTCGCGCCTTTTAGTTCAACTCGAAGAACTGGAAAGTCAGTTTAGCGATTTCGATCAATTCCTCGCTGACATTATGGAGAAGCGCGAGGAAGTCTATGAGTCTTTTGAAAGCCATAAACAACAACTATTGGATGAGCGTCAACGCAAGGCACAGTCTTTAAGTGATGCTGCTTCTCGCATATTGGCCAGTATTGAAAAGCGTTCGCTAAAATTTACCGCCGCAGATCAACTCAATACCTATTTTGCCTCGGACGCGTTGGTACTGAAAATCAAAGAACTGGTCGAACAATTGCGCAGTTTGGATAGTGCAGTGAAAGCGGATGATATTGAATCACGCTTTAAAGGCATTAAGGAACAGGCTCTACGTTCTTTAAGAGATAAAACCGATATTTTTGAACAGGGCGGCAATGTAATTAAATTGGGTCCTCGACATAAATTCTCGGTAAACACTCAGGAATTGGATCTGACTATTATTCCCCGTGATGGCGAATTGAATCTCCATTTAACAGGGACAACTTTTTATGAACCGATTAAAGATGACGAGTTGCAAAGCACACGCGAATACTGGGATATATCTCTGGAATCAGAAACGCCCAAAGTGTACCGAGCTGAATACCTTGCCTCTTTAATCATTGAGTCCGCAGAAAAGCAGCGTGATGGACTTTCCATTGATGCTTTGAATCAGGGGCTATTAGATGAAGCAATACTGAGCAAACTGGTAAAGGAATTTGCGGCTCCTCGATACAAAGAGGGTTATGAAAAAGGCGTCCACGATCACGATGCCGTTTTATTATTAAATGAATTACTACCCGCGATAGATCGAGCGGATCTACTTCGGTTTGATCCGTTAAGTCGCGGTCTTGCGCAGATATTCTGGGCGAACATAAAAAGCTTGGCGAAAAACAAACCGCAACAAGCTGAGCGCGCGTCATTGTCATTTACCACCTGGCCCGAACGAGCGCAATCTGCAGCACAGATGCAATCATTTTTCTCCAGCACAGAAGCCGTAGAATTACTCGCTGATGAGGTCAGGCATGCACTTACCGACTTTATTCAGCAACATCCAATACCGGTGACGGAACTGGATATTCGTCGTGCTGCTGATTACCTCGTTGCAGAGCTTAGTCGTGAACGTATTGAGTTCATTGGTAGCAAATATGCTACGCAACTTGTTGAAGAGCTTAAGCGCTCGATGGATGACGGTAGTTGGCGTCGCTACCAAATGGCATTGGAAAAAATGGTTGGCTGGCCAGCAGAGCGTTGGAATTTATCAGTTGCATGGTTGCAGGCTTTGACGGAAAAGAAAAACTTAGGGAACCTGGCTCGCTACATTCCTGAAGCAGTTGCTCTTATCAATGCGGATGAACGTCTGGAAAGGCGCTTTACTGAAGTTGACCTTGAGTTAACTATTGACGGCCTTTTAGGGGATCACCCGACTATTGAAAATCGTCAATTACGTTTTTCTCTGGATTCCTATTTGCTACGTATGGAGAATCACCGTTTTGAAGTGGTGCCTGCATACCACCGCTATTTAAAGCTGCGCCAGGAAGCGATCAGTAACAATCGTGAAGCATTACGTCTGGAGGAGTTTAAACCTCGTCCGCTCAGTTCCTTTGTTCGGAACCGTTTGATTAACGAATCTTATCTTCCCCTTATTGGTGACAACCTCGCGAAACAAATGGGAACCATCGGTGAGAACAAGCGTACAGATCTCATGGGCTTGTTGATGATGATTTCTCCGCCCGGCTACGGTAAAACGACATTAATGGAGTATGTTGCCAATCGGTTGGGATTAATTTTTATGAAAATTAATTGCCCATCTTTGGGTCATGATGTGCTGTCCCTTGATCCCGAGCAGGCTCCTAATGCAACCGCCAGGCAAGAGTTGGATAAGTTAAACCTGGCTCTGGAAATGGGTAACAATGTTATGTTGTATCTGGATGATATCCAGCATACTCACCCGGAATTCTTACAGAAATTTATTTCCCTATGTGATGGTACTCGTCGAATTGAGGGTGTATGGAAAGGCAAGACTAAAACCTACGACATGCGTGGGCGTAAGTTCTGTGTCGTCATGGCCGGTAACCCTTACACCGAATCAGGAGAGGCGTTCAAAATTCCCGATATGTTAGCCAACCGGGCGGACATCTATAATCTCGGTGATATTCTCGGTGGTATGGATGAACAGTTTGCGCTGAGTTACATTGAAAATGCGCTTACCTCCAACCCCGTACTTGCGCCATTGGCAGTCCGGGAAATGTCGGATGTCTATAAGTTAATTGATATGGCCAAAGGGGCAAACATTGCGACCACGGATTTAAGTTATGCCTACAGTGGTGCGGAAATAAATGAAATTACTGAAATCCTGAAGAAAATGTTTGTTGTGCAGGATGTAATCCTAAAAATAAATCAACAGTATATTGCTTCGGCTGCACAAAACGATAAATACCGAACTGAGCCTCCGTTCAAGTTACAGGGTAGTTACCGTAACATGAATAAAATGACGGAAAAAATCTCGGCAGTCATGAATGAGCAGGAGCTAATGCAGATGATTGCCGACCACTACGTTGGTGAGGCACAGCTGTTAACAACTGGTGCGGAAGACAACCTGCTTAAACTGGCTGAACTCAGAGGCAATATGAGCGAAGAGCAGAAGGCTAGATGGGACCAGATTAAAAAAGACTTCCTGCGCAACAAGGCAATGGGTGGAGACGATGCAGATACGGGTGGCAAAGTCGTTGCGCAATTGGCCGACCTCGTTAGTGGTGTTCAGTCCCTGTCGGATATAGCCGCACATGCTGCAGCCTCGCCCTCGAAAGAAGGTGATAAAACTGCCGCTGCGTTGATGGTAATGATCGACAGACTCTCCGAAGTTCTGCAGAAGTCCAAACCTTCTATTAAAGTGGTGAACGAACCTGTTCCTGGAATCGACAAAATCCTCACGGTTTTAGCAGAAACTATTGAGCACAGTATTTTTCCATTGGTACGCAGTATGGATAAAAAACTGGAGATTGATTTAAGAACACACGAAAAAATGAAAGATATCTCCCGCCAATTACGAACTCTGGAAGCACAGGTGATTGGTAAAACGGATAAGGGCTCTGCAAGCTAG
- a CDS encoding rhomboid family intramembrane serine protease, with protein sequence MVGSFWLRIKIIIGLVCVLVGVHIANVMLEGQLQYFGILPRHWGTWYHIFTSPFIHQSYGHLINNIIGLSIFSAICLLRPVRYFVIASFFIIVVAGVLVWLFGRPAIHIGASGWIFGLWSLSIMTAWFDRSFKNLCIAVFVVFLYGGMIYGILPTRPGVSYEAHLFGCVAGILFAAMAAKSPRFKRALR encoded by the coding sequence ATGGTGGGGTCTTTTTGGTTACGTATTAAAATAATTATTGGCCTGGTGTGTGTTTTGGTTGGTGTGCATATTGCCAATGTAATGCTCGAAGGGCAGCTGCAGTATTTTGGTATTCTTCCTCGTCACTGGGGAACCTGGTATCACATATTTACGTCGCCTTTTATTCATCAAAGCTATGGCCATCTGATAAACAACATAATAGGTCTGAGTATCTTCAGCGCAATATGTCTATTGCGTCCCGTACGTTATTTTGTGATAGCCAGTTTTTTCATCATTGTGGTAGCGGGTGTTTTGGTTTGGCTGTTTGGAAGGCCCGCCATTCATATAGGAGCAAGCGGCTGGATTTTTGGTTTATGGAGCTTATCGATAATGACAGCCTGGTTTGATCGAAGCTTCAAAAATCTTTGTATTGCTGTATTTGTTGTCTTTCTTTACGGTGGAATGATTTACGGCATTTTGCCAACCCGACCAGGGGTTTCTTACGAAGCCCATTTGTTTGGTTGTGTGGCAGGTATTCTTTTTGCGGCAATGGCCGCTAAATCTCCTCGTTTTAAAAGGGCACTGCGGTGA
- a CDS encoding zinc-dependent peptidase has product MISVIKKILGKFFPPKPKASDVVWQQRWSDILQKKVAFYRVLNAQDKALFHQRVLLFLETTAIEAGQFEVTEEDALLVAASAIIPVWGFPNWHYFNLKAVYLLPSSFNDQFECGKPDSNISGMVGTGPFTGKMALSRPHLYEGFENSRDKQNVGIHEFVHLVDMADGDCDGFPERLKEFQFSIPWFDLVEKKIEEIDSNKSNIRDYGATNRAEFLAVASEYFFERPRMLQEKHPKLFAALTEFYKQDVMAIAEDVRVRKNSPCPCGSGKKYKRCCLPKE; this is encoded by the coding sequence GTGATAAGTGTTATAAAAAAAATTCTGGGGAAATTTTTTCCCCCAAAGCCTAAGGCCAGTGATGTTGTATGGCAGCAACGCTGGAGCGATATTCTGCAGAAAAAAGTTGCATTTTATCGAGTACTGAATGCGCAGGATAAAGCGCTATTTCACCAACGTGTACTGTTGTTCTTGGAAACTACGGCGATTGAAGCAGGGCAGTTTGAAGTGACAGAAGAGGATGCATTGCTGGTCGCAGCAAGTGCAATTATCCCCGTTTGGGGGTTTCCTAATTGGCACTACTTTAATCTTAAAGCCGTGTACCTTTTACCCTCCTCATTTAATGATCAATTTGAGTGTGGTAAGCCTGACTCTAATATTTCCGGTATGGTGGGTACGGGTCCATTTACGGGGAAAATGGCATTGAGTCGTCCTCATCTATATGAAGGATTTGAAAACAGCCGTGATAAACAAAATGTTGGTATTCATGAATTTGTGCACTTGGTCGATATGGCCGATGGTGATTGTGATGGCTTTCCTGAGCGACTGAAGGAATTTCAGTTTTCGATTCCATGGTTTGATCTGGTTGAGAAAAAGATTGAAGAAATTGACTCCAACAAAAGCAATATCCGGGATTACGGCGCAACCAATAGAGCGGAATTTCTGGCTGTTGCTTCAGAATATTTCTTTGAAAGGCCGAGAATGCTTCAGGAAAAACACCCGAAGCTTTTTGCAGCTTTAACTGAATTCTATAAGCAGGATGTTATGGCCATTGCTGAAGATGTCCGAGTTAGAAAGAACAGCCCCTGTCCGTGCGGAAGTGGGAAAAAATATAAACGTTGTTGTTTACCAAAAGAGTAA
- a CDS encoding phage integrase N-terminal SAM-like domain-containing protein: MKPSPFLELIRTELRTRHYSLKTEKTYLYWVRFFIHFHNKKHPKDMGNAEIERFFNYLAATQNQALCALVFMYRHVINQEIEGLNYGYAKRPRNLPTVLSHSEVNGVLSCLSGKYWLITAILYGCGLRVNEALRLRIKDIDFDNKSLFVFRGKGQKDRYTLLPTSLIDPIQKQIEKVKSIHAIDLSEGFGLSSVPLALCR; encoded by the coding sequence ATGAAACCCTCTCCCTTTCTTGAGCTTATTCGAACTGAACTACGTACCCGCCATTACAGTTTGAAAACCGAAAAAACGTATCTTTACTGGGTTCGATTTTTTATTCATTTCCACAACAAGAAGCATCCTAAAGATATGGGGAATGCAGAAATTGAACGGTTTTTTAACTATTTAGCCGCCACTCAAAACCAAGCCCTATGTGCCCTCGTGTTCATGTATCGGCATGTTATAAACCAGGAGATTGAAGGATTAAATTATGGGTATGCGAAACGCCCAAGAAATTTACCCACGGTGTTATCTCACTCGGAAGTCAATGGAGTCCTTTCTTGCTTATCAGGTAAGTATTGGCTTATTACTGCGATCCTTTATGGTTGCGGACTAAGAGTGAATGAGGCGCTGAGACTCAGAATTAAAGACATCGACTTTGACAATAAATCACTTTTTGTTTTTCGGGGAAAAGGACAGAAAGACAGATACACATTGCTTCCGACATCTCTGATCGATCCAATTCAAAAACAGATAGAAAAAGTGAAATCCATTCACGCTATTGATCTATCCGAGGGATTTGGCCTTTCTTCGGTGCCTTTGGCTTTGTGTCGATAG
- a CDS encoding IS110 family transposase — MRFYTKSHQYYCGIDLHTKTMYVCILDSDANILIHKNIPTHGKTFLKLLSPYRNDIVVGVECMFSWYWLADLCAKEGIEFILGHALYMRCIHGGKTKNDKKDSEKIARIMRGGDFPLAYAYPAELRPIRDLMRRRAHLVRIKSEIQSHISITNYQYNLTPFEKNIVHKGNREGIADHFQNPSVRLNVETDIAVMDHIHDQINRLENYIIKHAKHYDGRMLYRLKTVPGIGDVLALTIMYEVLSIDRFPTVQTFCSYSRLVKCSKESAGKKLGTSGSRIGNGHLKWAFSEAAALFIRGNDPAKKYLDKLTKKFGKGKALSILAHKLGRAVYFMMKRNDVFDMNYFFRTA; from the coding sequence ATGAGATTTTATACCAAATCCCACCAATATTACTGTGGAATCGATTTGCATACCAAAACCATGTATGTCTGTATTCTTGATTCCGATGCTAACATATTGATTCATAAGAACATACCAACTCATGGCAAGACATTTCTTAAGCTTCTCTCCCCTTACAGAAACGATATCGTTGTCGGTGTTGAGTGTATGTTTTCCTGGTATTGGTTAGCTGATTTATGTGCCAAAGAAGGCATTGAGTTTATTCTGGGGCACGCTCTGTATATGCGCTGCATACACGGTGGTAAAACCAAGAACGACAAAAAGGATTCTGAGAAAATCGCCCGTATTATGCGTGGAGGTGACTTCCCGCTCGCCTATGCCTATCCAGCCGAACTTCGTCCTATTCGGGACTTGATGCGCCGACGTGCGCATTTGGTACGGATTAAGAGTGAAATTCAAAGTCATATCTCCATCACCAATTACCAGTACAACTTAACGCCCTTTGAGAAGAATATTGTTCACAAAGGCAACCGTGAAGGCATCGCCGATCATTTTCAAAACCCATCGGTTCGACTTAATGTGGAAACGGATATCGCCGTTATGGATCATATTCATGATCAAATTAACCGACTGGAAAACTACATTATTAAACATGCAAAACACTATGATGGAAGAATGCTGTATCGGTTAAAAACCGTACCTGGCATTGGTGATGTGTTAGCCCTCACCATTATGTATGAAGTGCTTTCTATTGACCGATTCCCAACGGTACAAACCTTTTGTTCTTACTCTCGGTTAGTCAAGTGCAGCAAAGAGTCAGCGGGTAAAAAACTAGGCACCTCGGGTTCGAGAATAGGTAATGGCCACTTAAAATGGGCCTTTTCAGAAGCGGCGGCATTATTTATTCGAGGCAACGATCCTGCGAAAAAGTATTTGGACAAATTAACGAAGAAATTTGGCAAGGGAAAAGCGCTTTCTATTCTCGCACATAAACTTGGACGTGCCGTTTACTTTATGATGAAACGAAACGATGTGTTTGATATGAACTATTTCTTTCGAACAGCATAG
- a CDS encoding acetoacetate--CoA ligase, translating into MLWQPSKERIHASQMYRFMHFVNDHVSPLAELDYPHLYSFSINKPNAFWRSLFEFFHVAHSGILEPVNTDAGFETYGWFPNTKLNFAENLLAKGATDNVALTSITESGANRKVTYGDLRELVGCVSEHLTGFIQPEEVVACYMPNTLETVVSMLATTAIGGVFTSTSCDFGVDAVVDRFEQTAPSVLIAVVKYEYNGKQIDQLEKIQQIVKRLPTLKNVVLVDYLSPGKSIDVKGIANAVSWNDVVKNKTTQPKYVARNFSDPLYIMYSSGTTGKPKCIVHSVGGTLLQHIKELGLHSDFGENKTLFFYTTCGWMMWNWMVSGLFFGGTIVLYEGAPAYPNTTAFLKNIENEEVSIFGTSPRFLKTLQTSNTSLSNIDFSSLQTILSTGSPLLPEQFDFVYNSIKSDIQLSSISGGTDIQGCFFLGNPMLPVYSGELQSAGLGMEVVCVDNNGDEVEEGELICRHSFPSRPIRFLNDPDGEKLKDTYFSYIDNVWYHGDYIQTTEHGGAIFLGRSDATLNPGGVRIGTADIYRQLEKLNYIDDAVCIGKQKAGDIDIWLFVKMKDNGVLGENQLAEIKQEIKDNTSPRHVPKKIVAVQDIPYTSSGKKMEMVVSRIINGQAINNQNAVANPQCLQEYHDMVS; encoded by the coding sequence ATGCTCTGGCAACCTTCGAAAGAACGTATTCACGCTTCCCAAATGTATCGGTTCATGCATTTTGTTAATGATCATGTATCGCCGCTTGCCGAATTGGATTACCCACATCTATACAGTTTTTCCATTAACAAGCCCAATGCATTTTGGCGCAGTCTGTTTGAGTTTTTTCACGTGGCGCATTCCGGAATTCTTGAACCGGTAAATACCGACGCCGGATTCGAAACCTATGGCTGGTTCCCAAATACCAAACTCAACTTTGCTGAAAACTTGTTAGCAAAAGGTGCTACAGACAATGTTGCCTTAACATCGATAACTGAAAGCGGTGCGAATCGCAAAGTAACTTACGGTGATTTGCGAGAGCTTGTTGGTTGTGTGAGTGAGCATCTGACAGGCTTTATTCAGCCAGAAGAAGTGGTTGCCTGTTATATGCCAAATACTTTGGAAACCGTCGTTTCCATGTTGGCGACTACCGCGATTGGTGGTGTGTTCACATCAACAAGTTGTGATTTTGGTGTCGATGCCGTGGTAGACCGGTTTGAACAAACGGCACCCAGTGTGCTCATTGCTGTGGTTAAATATGAATATAACGGTAAACAGATTGATCAGCTGGAAAAAATACAACAGATTGTAAAACGGCTCCCCACATTAAAAAACGTTGTACTCGTGGACTATTTATCTCCAGGTAAAAGTATTGATGTTAAAGGCATCGCCAATGCCGTTAGTTGGAATGATGTTGTAAAAAACAAAACTACTCAGCCAAAATATGTAGCGCGTAATTTCTCTGACCCGCTATACATCATGTATTCATCCGGTACGACCGGTAAGCCAAAGTGTATTGTGCATTCCGTTGGCGGAACCTTACTGCAACATATTAAAGAATTGGGCTTACACAGCGATTTTGGCGAAAACAAAACGCTATTTTTCTACACAACCTGTGGTTGGATGATGTGGAACTGGATGGTTTCCGGGTTATTTTTTGGTGGAACAATAGTTTTGTATGAAGGTGCACCGGCCTACCCGAACACAACGGCGTTTTTGAAAAATATAGAAAATGAAGAGGTATCCATCTTCGGTACCTCACCCAGGTTTTTAAAAACGCTACAAACCAGTAATACCTCCTTATCGAATATTGACTTCAGTAGTCTGCAAACTATTTTATCCACCGGATCACCGCTGTTACCGGAGCAGTTTGATTTTGTCTACAACAGCATTAAGTCAGATATTCAATTATCGAGCATCTCCGGTGGCACAGATATTCAAGGATGTTTCTTCCTCGGCAACCCCATGCTACCGGTCTATTCTGGTGAACTTCAGAGTGCGGGCCTGGGTATGGAAGTTGTGTGTGTGGACAATAACGGCGATGAAGTTGAAGAAGGCGAATTAATTTGTCGGCATAGTTTTCCTTCCCGTCCTATCCGGTTTTTGAATGATCCTGATGGCGAGAAATTAAAAGACACCTATTTTTCCTATATCGATAATGTTTGGTACCACGGGGACTACATTCAAACCACCGAGCATGGTGGTGCCATTTTTCTGGGACGAAGCGATGCGACATTAAACCCTGGCGGGGTTCGTATTGGTACAGCGGATATTTATCGGCAACTTGAGAAGTTGAATTATATTGACGACGCAGTATGCATTGGCAAACAAAAAGCGGGTGATATTGATATCTGGCTATTTGTCAAAATGAAAGACAACGGCGTGTTAGGCGAAAATCAACTTGCGGAAATCAAGCAAGAGATAAAGGACAACACCTCACCCCGGCATGTGCCGAAAAAAATAGTGGCTGTGCAGGATATTCCCTACACAAGTTCGGGAAAGAAAATGGAAATGGTGGTGAGCAGGATTATTAATGGACAGGCTATCAACAATCAAAATGCTGTAGCCAATCCACAATGCTTGCAGGAGTACCACGATATGGTCTCTTAA
- a CDS encoding DUF6524 family protein encodes MKQFDWQRFGIRFLFALVLVMATFNPSGYSYFHWLTQSLPKLTPWLALAAITLTIGWAIYIRATFRSLGMIGLGLIGALFATIIWIFYDLGLLKPQNVSALVWIMEVLLALKLAIGMSWSHIRRRLSGQIDVDDVDN; translated from the coding sequence ATGAAGCAGTTTGATTGGCAACGTTTTGGTATTCGCTTTCTTTTTGCCCTGGTTTTAGTCATGGCAACGTTTAACCCCAGCGGTTACTCCTATTTTCATTGGTTGACCCAAAGCTTACCCAAACTCACGCCCTGGTTAGCCCTGGCAGCGATTACGCTTACAATCGGCTGGGCAATTTATATTCGCGCAACATTTCGCTCCCTCGGAATGATCGGGCTTGGACTTATCGGCGCATTGTTTGCGACTATCATTTGGATCTTTTATGATTTAGGCTTGCTTAAACCGCAAAATGTGTCTGCATTAGTATGGATAATGGAAGTACTGCTCGCCCTAAAACTGGCCATAGGTATGTCCTGGTCTCATATACGCCGTCGACTTTCTGGGCAAATCGACGTCGATGATGTGGACAATTAA